The proteins below are encoded in one region of Thunnus maccoyii chromosome 24, fThuMac1.1, whole genome shotgun sequence:
- the LOC121892190 gene encoding high-affinity choline transporter 1-like → MTLHIPGLIMMVIFYLLVLAIGIWASVKSKKMEKNTHGGQIEVSFLANRRVGLLVGVFTMTATWVGGAFIIGVAELVYDPTKGLIWALIPLQMSVSFIIGGLFFAKPMRDKNYITMMDPFQRKYGKSLSGLLAIVPFISEVMWVPVTLTSLGVTVSIFSDLPLSLCIWISASVAIIYTVLGGLYSVAFTDVVQLSLVFCSLWLCAPFVLASNVFTDITKTAFNHTYQAPWLGRLESNEVWRWIDNFLSMSVGNLAFQDFHQRTLSSSSTSTARMICFIAAGVVIVLGIPPVLIGAIAASTDWNLTSYGSPSPFERGEVAMVLPITLLHLTPTAIFVVGMGAIAGAAMSSTDSCLLAATSIFTTNIYKIIRHQASERELQWVIRLSVVVVGVVGTSLTYLDNSIMAFWILSADLTYTIMLPQLICILFVRVSNGYGAITGYIVAFVMRVLCGEPVFSLPVILHFPGCTLEDGVYIQHWPFKTICMLSSLVSILMFSYLALLLFNKGILPERWDVFKVKSQGVPKPADGARECDGDKTDVQNEKEPMLDTRC, encoded by the exons ATGACTCTCCATATTCCAGGTCTGATCATGATGGTCATCTTCTACTTGCTGGTGTTGGCAATTGGGATCTGGGCATCTGTAAAATCTAAGAAGatggagaaaaacacacacgGTGGACAGATAGAAGTGTCTTTTTTGGCTAACCGCAGGGTCGGCTTGTTAGTGGGAGTCTTCACGATGACAG CCACTTGGGTCGGAGGTGCCTTTATCATTGGTGTTGCAGAGTTGGTTTATGACCCCACCAAGGGACTAATCTGGGCTCTTATTCCTCTGCAAATGTCAGTTTCCTTTATAATTG GCGGGCTGTTCTTTGCAAAGCCAATGCGGGACAAAAATTACATCACTATGATGGATCCCTTTCAGAGAAAGTACGGAAAATCACTGTCTGGGCTTCTTGCCATTGTTCCATTTATAAGTGAAGTTATGTGGGTCCCTGTCACACTGACGTCCTTGg GGGTGACCGTTAGCATCTTTTCGGATCTGCCCTTAAGTCTTTGCATCTGGATCTCTGCGTCAGTTGCCATAATCTACACTGTTCTTGGAGGTCTCTATTCAGTTGCTTTCACTGATGTCGTCCAGCTGTCTCTAGTGTTTTGTAGTCTG TGGCTCTGTGCCCCTTTTGTTCTGGCGAGTAACGTTTTTACTGACATCACTAAAACAGCATTCAACCACACATATCAAGCCCCCTGGCTCGGCCGGCTTGAATCTAATGAAGTGTGGAGATGGATTGATAATTTCCTCTCAATG AGTGTCGGAAATTTGGCATTTCAGGATTTCCATCAAAGGACACTTTCCTCAAGCTCCACATCAACAGCCAGAATGATCTGTTTCATTGCAGCAGGTGTTGTCATTGTTCTTGGAATTCCACCAGTGTTGATTGGCGCCATTGCAGCTTCAACAG ATTGGAATTTGACCTCATATGGATCTCCCTCTCCATTTGAGCGAGGGGAGGTAGCGATGGTATTGCCCATCACCCTTCTGCATCTTACCCCAACTGCCATTTTTGTCGTTGGCATGGGAGCTATTGCTGGTGCGGCAATGTCGTCTACTGACTCTTGCCTGTTGGCAGCAACCTCCATCTTCACCACCAACATCTACAAGATCATCAGACATCAG GCATCAGAAAGAGAGTTGCAGTGGGTCATTCGCCTCTCTGTGGTGGTTGTAGGGGTTGTTGGGACCTCCCTCACCTACCTGGACAACAGCATCATGGCATTTTGGATCCTGAGCGCAGACTTGACTTATACCATAATGCTCCCCCAACTGATCTGCATCCTCTTCGTCAGGGTCTCCAATGGTTATGGAGCTATTACAGGCTATATTGTTGCTTTTGTGATGAGAGTGTTGTGTGGAGAACCGGTGTTCAGTCTTCCCGTCATTCTGCATTTCCCGGGGTGCACTTTGGAGGACGGTGTCTATATTCAGCACTGGCCTTTTAAGACCATTTGCATGCTGTCTTCTCTGGTCTccattttgatgttttcttatttGGCTTTACTCTTGTTTAACAAAGGGATCCTCCCTGAGAGATGGGACGTGTTCAAGGTGAAATCCCAGGGAGTACCAAAACCAGCAGATGGTGCCAGAGAGTGTGATGGTGATAAGACTGATGTTCAAAATGAAAAGGAACCAATGCTTGATACAAGATGCTAA
- the LOC121892360 gene encoding collagen alpha-1(VIII) chain-like, translated as MVAVPLHSFYLLISVFQLCLLHLAHGGAYYGHKQPPQQHQPPLPQYNEGYPQQQFLGNEMPLFPQYGKELPQLPLQMAKERPLTEGKGQTFPRGAKGPPPPGPGVEGLREGPQGVQGPPGPQGPPGPQGPPGLPGQGLPGLPGKPGPSGPQGYPGIGKPGMPGLPGKPGGPGLPGPKGDLGPNGGEGPTGLTGPPGLPGPPGLPGISKPGGHGLPGQRGPLGEPGQKGLPGLPGPQGPRGDKGVGLPGLPGLKGPGGPPGPPGQAGLPGVGKPGLNGLPGQPGIPGKPGPPGEPGLAGPPGDRGQPGPSGLQGIGKPGKDGLRGQPGIPGGKGEPGPSGLPGGPGLPGYGKPGFPGPKGHKGHAGPAGPPGPKGDKGHGGLPGVIGPTGPSGMPGPPGPIGPPGSLGFPGQKGEDGVMGPKGIPGIKGDFGPPGLPGQPGLSGERGQPGPRGFQGPIGPKGEAGHRGLPGAPGGVGLPGARGEGGLPGDKGHQGPQGIPGLTGPGGPIGPPGLPGHKGETGPPGKPGYPGEGKPGPPGHIGLQGNPGPSGPAGLPGQPGQPGPPGPPGLPAAGPDLGQILPVTGPYAGQKQGYKKPKNGGDISGSAVEMPAFTAKLTNPFPPVGSPIIFDKLLHNGNQDYNPQTGIFTCSVPGVYYFAYHVHCKGGNVWVALMKNNEPVMYTYDEYKKGLLDQASGSAVLPLRQGDTVHIQLPSDQAAGLYAGQYVHSSFSGYLLYPM; from the exons ATGGTGGCTGTACCCCTCCACTCTTTCTACCTACTCATCTCAGTGTTCCAGCTGTGTTTATTACACCTGGCCCACGGCGGGGCGTATTACGGACATAAACAGCCCCCTCAACAGCATCAGCCCCCCCTACCGCAGTACAATGAGGGATACCCTCAGCAACAGTTTTTGGGGAATGAGATGCCATTATTTCCTCAGTATGGAAAAGAGCTTCCTCAGCTGCCACTGCAAATGGCCAAAGAGAGGCCACTGACTGAGGGAAAAG GACAAACATTCCCCAGAGGGGCTAAAGGTCCACCTCCCCCTGGTCCTGGTGTAGAAGGTCTCCGAGAGGGTCCGCAAGGAGTTCAGGGCCCCCCAGGACCACAAGGACCACCAGGACCACAAGGCCCCCCTGGGCTGCCAGGTCAGGGATTGCCAGGGTTACCAGGAAAGCCAGGGCCTTCTGGTCCTCAAGGTTACCCAGGAATAGGAAAACCTGGCATGCCAGGATTGCCAGGAAAACCTGGAGGACCCGGATTACCAGGACCAAAGGGTGACCTCGGACCCAATGGTGGTGAAGGACCAACTGGACTTACTGGGCCTCCAGGGCTCCCAGGCCCACCTGGACTCCCCGGCATTTCAAAACCAGGAGGTCATGGGCTGCCAGGACAGCGGGGTCCTCTTGGAGAGCCTGGCCAAAAAGGTCTACCTGGGCTTCCTGGTCCTCAAGGTCCCAGGGGAGACAAAGGCGTTGGTCTACCTGGTTTACCAGGTTTGAAAGGACCTGGCGGACCACCAGGTCCACCTGGACAAGCGGGGTTACCTGGGGTTGGCAAACCTGGTTTGAATGGTCTTCCTGGACAACCAGGGATACCAGGAAAACCTGGTCCTCCTGGAGAGCCAGGACTCGCAGGGCCACCTGGTGATAGAGGTCAACCAGGACCATCAGGCTTACAAGGAATTGGAAAACCAGGAAAAGATGGTCTTAGAGGGCAACCAGGGATCCCTGGAGGGAAAGGGGAACCAGGCCCTTCTGGGTTACCAGGAGGTCCAGGCTTGCCGGGTTATGGTAAACCAGGGTTTCCAGGACCTAAGGGTCACAAGGGTCATGCTGGTCCTGCTGGACCTCCAGGCCCAAAAGGTGATAAAGGTCATGGAGGTCTTCCAGGGGTCATTGGTCCTACTGGTCCGAGTGGTATGCCTGGACCACCAGGTCCAATAGGGCCCCCTGGTAGTCTTGGCTTCCCAGGGCAAAAGGGAGAAGACGGTGTTATGGGCCCAAAAGGAATTCCTGGAATAAAGGGTGACTTTGGGCCTCCAGGCCTTCCAGGACAGCCAGGTTTGTCAGGAGAGAGGGGACAACCAGGACCAAGAGGTTTCCAAGGGCCCATTGGCCCTAAAGGAGAAGCTGGTCATAGGGGTTTACCTGGTGCCCCTGGTGGTGTTGGATTACCTGGAgcaagaggagagggaggactACCTGGAGACAAAGGGCACCAGGGACCACAGGGGATTCCAGGACTTACAGGACCAGGGGGACCAATAGGACCTCCTGGGCTGCCAGGGCACAAAGGGGAGACAGGCCCACCTGGTAAACCTGGCTATCCTGGTGAGGGAAAGCCAGGACCCCCTGGTCATATTGGTCTTCAAGGTAACCCTGGCCCCAGTGGCCCCGCTGGACTTCCAGGACAACCAGGACAACCTGGACCCCCTGGTCCTCCAGGACTTCCTGCTGCAGGCCCTGACCTCGGGCAGATCCTCCCTGTGACAGGTCCGTACGCCGGTCAAAAACAAGGTTACAAGAAACCAAAGAATGGAGGGGACATTAGTGGAAGTGCTGTGGAGATGCCTGCGTTCACAGCTAAACTCACAAATCCGTTCCCTCCTGTTGGCTCTCCCATCATCTTCGACAAACTCCTGCACAACGGAAATCAGGACTACAATCCCCAAACTGGTATTTTTACCTGTAGTGTACCAGGGGTCTACTATTTTGCTTACCACGTCCACTGCAAAGGAGGTAATGTGTGGGTGGCACTGATGAAGAACAATGAGCCAGTAATGTACACTTACGATGAGTACAAAAAGGGCTTGCTGGATCAGGCATCAGGGAGCGCTGTGCTTCCATTACGACAAGGTGACACTGTGCACATACAGCTGCCATCTGACCAGGCAGCAGGACTTTATGCTGGTCAATATGTCCACTCCAGCTTTTCTGGATACTTATTGTACCCGATGTAA
- the LOC121892189 gene encoding high affinity choline transporter 1-like isoform X2, which produces MREKNYITMMDPFQRKYGKALTGFLAIIPVIAEVVWVPGLLISLGVTMSVVLDLPFSICVWISATVAIIYTVLGGLYSVAYTDVIQMLLALPSLWLCVPFVLASDYTEITKTASNLTYQTPWLGRLESDEVGRWIDNFLGMSVGNMAIQDFHQRTLSSSSTSTARIVCFIAAGLVIIAGIPPVLIGAVAATTDWNSTSYGSPSPYERGQAAVVLPIILQHFAPTFISAFGIGAIAAAVMSSADSYLLSATTIFTTNIYQAIRSQASDKELQWVIRLSIVVIGLVGISLTYLDNGIMVFWILGSDLSYTILLPQLICVLFIEVSNGYGAIAGYLVAVVMRVLCGEPLFGLPVVLHFPGCTLENGVYIQRLPVKTFCMISALMSIMIFSYVASLLFNKGILPERWDVFKVKFQGAPANGTRECDGDKTGENDEATSAFEPMLEINC; this is translated from the exons ATGAGGGAGAAAAACTACATTACTATGATGGATCCATTTCAAAGAAAGTATGGAAAAGCACTGACCGGGTTTCTTGCCATTATTCCAGTCATAGCTGAAGTTGTCTGGGTTCCTGGATTACTGATTTCCTTGG GAGTGACCATGAGTGTGGTTTTGGATCTGCCCTTCAGTATCTGCGTCTGGATCTCTGCAACTGTGGCCATCATCTACACTGTTCTTGGAGGTCTATATTCAGTTGCTTACACTGATGTAATTCAGATGTTGCTGGCGCTTCCAAGCTTG TGGCTATGTGTTCCTTTCGTTCTGGCAAGTGATTATACTGAGATCACTAAAACAGCCTCCAACCTCACATATCAGACCCCTTGGCTTGGCCGGCTTGAGTCTGATGAAGTCGGGAGATGGATTGATAATTTCCTAGGGATG AGTGTGGGAAATATGGCAATTCAGGATTTCCATCAAAGGACgctctcctccagctccacGTCTACGGCCAGAATTGTCTGTTTCATAGCGGCGGGTTTGGTCATCATTGCTGGAATTCCTCCGGTGCTGATTGGAGCTGTTGCAGCGACAACAG ACTGGAACTCCACTTCATATGGGTCTCCCTCTCCATATGAACGTGGGCAGGCAGCGGTGGTGTTGCCCATCATCCTTCAGCATTTTGCCCCAACCTTCATTTCTGCTTTTGGCATCGGCGCTattgctgctgcagtgatgtcatcTGCTGACTCTTATCTCTTGTCTGCAACCACCATCTTCACTACCAACATCTACCAGGCCATCAGGAGTCAG GCATCAGATAAAGAGCTGCAGTGGGTGATTCGTCTCTCCATAGTGGTTATAGGGCTTGTGGGAATATCTCTAACCTACCTGGACAACGGCATCATGGTGTTCTGGATCCTGGGTTCAGACCTCAGCTACACCATTTTATTGCCACAGCTGATCTGCGTCCTCTTCATTGAGGTTTCCAACGGTTATGGGGCAATCGCAGGCTACCTTGTGGCAGTGGTGATGAGAGTGTTGTGTGGGGAGCCGTTGTTTGGCCTCCCTGTCGTTCTGCATTTCCCAGGTTGCACTTTAGAGAATGGTGTTTACATCCAGCGCTTGCCTGTCAAAACCTTTTGCATGATCTCTGCTCTCATGTCCATTATGATATTTTCTTATGTGGCTTCACTTCTGTTTAACAAGGGGATCCTTCCTGAGAGATGGGATGTGTTCAAGGTGAAATTTCAGGGAGCACCAGCAAATGGCACCAGAGAGTGTGATGGTGATAAGACTGGTGAAAATGATGAAGCTACCTCTGCCTTTGAACCAATGCTGGAAATAAACTGCTAG
- the LOC121892189 gene encoding high affinity choline transporter 1-like isoform X1 codes for MALNIPGLIMMIIFYLMVLGIGIWASVKSKKMENNTHSGQIEVSFLANRGVGLIVGVFTMTATWVGGAFIIGIAELVYDPTKGLIWALIPLQMSISFLIGGLFFAKPMREKNYITMMDPFQRKYGKALTGFLAIIPVIAEVVWVPGLLISLGVTMSVVLDLPFSICVWISATVAIIYTVLGGLYSVAYTDVIQMLLALPSLWLCVPFVLASDYTEITKTASNLTYQTPWLGRLESDEVGRWIDNFLGMSVGNMAIQDFHQRTLSSSSTSTARIVCFIAAGLVIIAGIPPVLIGAVAATTDWNSTSYGSPSPYERGQAAVVLPIILQHFAPTFISAFGIGAIAAAVMSSADSYLLSATTIFTTNIYQAIRSQASDKELQWVIRLSIVVIGLVGISLTYLDNGIMVFWILGSDLSYTILLPQLICVLFIEVSNGYGAIAGYLVAVVMRVLCGEPLFGLPVVLHFPGCTLENGVYIQRLPVKTFCMISALMSIMIFSYVASLLFNKGILPERWDVFKVKFQGAPANGTRECDGDKTGENDEATSAFEPMLEINC; via the exons ATGGCGCTCAATATACCAGGTCTAATAATGATGATCATCTTCTACTTGATGGTGTTGGGAATTGGCATCTGGGCATCTGTAAAATCCAAGAAGATggagaacaacacacacagtggacAGATAGAAGTGTCTTTTTTGGCTAACCGAGGCGTCGGCTTGATAGTGGGAGTCTTCACAATGACAG CTACTTGGGTTGGAGGTGCCTTTATCATTGGTATTGCAGAGTTGGTTTATGATCCCACCAAGGGTCTAATCTGGGCTCTTATTCCTCTGCAAATGTCAATTTCCTTTCTCATCG GTGGACTGTTTTTTGCCAAGCCAATGAGGGAGAAAAACTACATTACTATGATGGATCCATTTCAAAGAAAGTATGGAAAAGCACTGACCGGGTTTCTTGCCATTATTCCAGTCATAGCTGAAGTTGTCTGGGTTCCTGGATTACTGATTTCCTTGG GAGTGACCATGAGTGTGGTTTTGGATCTGCCCTTCAGTATCTGCGTCTGGATCTCTGCAACTGTGGCCATCATCTACACTGTTCTTGGAGGTCTATATTCAGTTGCTTACACTGATGTAATTCAGATGTTGCTGGCGCTTCCAAGCTTG TGGCTATGTGTTCCTTTCGTTCTGGCAAGTGATTATACTGAGATCACTAAAACAGCCTCCAACCTCACATATCAGACCCCTTGGCTTGGCCGGCTTGAGTCTGATGAAGTCGGGAGATGGATTGATAATTTCCTAGGGATG AGTGTGGGAAATATGGCAATTCAGGATTTCCATCAAAGGACgctctcctccagctccacGTCTACGGCCAGAATTGTCTGTTTCATAGCGGCGGGTTTGGTCATCATTGCTGGAATTCCTCCGGTGCTGATTGGAGCTGTTGCAGCGACAACAG ACTGGAACTCCACTTCATATGGGTCTCCCTCTCCATATGAACGTGGGCAGGCAGCGGTGGTGTTGCCCATCATCCTTCAGCATTTTGCCCCAACCTTCATTTCTGCTTTTGGCATCGGCGCTattgctgctgcagtgatgtcatcTGCTGACTCTTATCTCTTGTCTGCAACCACCATCTTCACTACCAACATCTACCAGGCCATCAGGAGTCAG GCATCAGATAAAGAGCTGCAGTGGGTGATTCGTCTCTCCATAGTGGTTATAGGGCTTGTGGGAATATCTCTAACCTACCTGGACAACGGCATCATGGTGTTCTGGATCCTGGGTTCAGACCTCAGCTACACCATTTTATTGCCACAGCTGATCTGCGTCCTCTTCATTGAGGTTTCCAACGGTTATGGGGCAATCGCAGGCTACCTTGTGGCAGTGGTGATGAGAGTGTTGTGTGGGGAGCCGTTGTTTGGCCTCCCTGTCGTTCTGCATTTCCCAGGTTGCACTTTAGAGAATGGTGTTTACATCCAGCGCTTGCCTGTCAAAACCTTTTGCATGATCTCTGCTCTCATGTCCATTATGATATTTTCTTATGTGGCTTCACTTCTGTTTAACAAGGGGATCCTTCCTGAGAGATGGGATGTGTTCAAGGTGAAATTTCAGGGAGCACCAGCAAATGGCACCAGAGAGTGTGATGGTGATAAGACTGGTGAAAATGATGAAGCTACCTCTGCCTTTGAACCAATGCTGGAAATAAACTGCTAG
- the LOC121892361 gene encoding protein jagunal homolog 1-B has translation MASRAGPRATGTDGSDFQHRERVASHYQMSVALKSEIRKLNIVHLLIWVLMAAQVIVTQLSLVSHKVVATPYQWEYPYLLSIIPTVFSFLALPRNNISYLVISMISAGLFSVAPLIYGCMEMFPVAQQLIRHGKAYRFIFGFSAVSVMYLVIVISVQVHGWQIYYSKKLLDQWFTSTQDKKKK, from the exons ATGGCTTCTCGAGCAGGACCGAGAGCAACAGGCACGGATGGCAGTGACTTTCAGCACCGAGAGCGGGTTGCCTCTCACTACCAGATGAG CGTTGCCTTGAAGTCTGAAATCCGTAAACTCAACATCGTCCATCTGCTGATCTGGGTGCTGATGGCAGCTCAG GTGATAGTGACCCAGTTGAGCCTCGTGTCCCACAAGGTAGTAGCCACCCCGTACCAGTGGGAGTACCCCTACCTCCTGAGCATAATTCCCACCGTCTTCAGCTTCTTGGCCTTGCCTCGCAACAACATCAGCTACCTGGTCATCTCCATGATCAGCGCCGGGCTTTTCTCCGTGGCTCCACTGATTTACGGCTGCATGGAGATGTTCCCCGTGGCTCAGCAGCTCATTCGGCACGGCAAAGCCTACCGCTTTATCTTCGGCTTCTCGGCCGTATCCGTCATGTACCTGGTGATCGTCATCTCTGTGCAGGTGCACGGCTGGCAGATCTACTACAGCAAGAAGCTGCTGGACCAGTGGTTCACCAGCACGcaggacaagaagaagaaatga